Part of the Mycolicibacterium mageritense genome is shown below.
TCGTTGTAGATGAGCGCCGCGATCTGCCCGTCCTTGGTCTCGTAGGGCTTGCGGTTGGGCGCGACCGCGCGCGGGTAGACCGCGGGGCTCAGCGGCGGATCGAACATGGCACCGTTGGCGTGCTCGACGAGCATGAACGAGGCCATCGTCTCGAACATGCTGACCTCGACCTCCTGCCCCTCGCCCGTGCGTGCGCGGTGGAACAGCGCCATCATCGTGGCGTACAACGCGGTCAGGCCGGCGACCTTGTCGGCCATGATGGTGCCGACGTAGCCGGCCTCACCCGTCAATTGCCGTTGAACCGCGGGCAATCCGCATTCGGCCTGGATGGTGTCGTCATAGGCGGGCCGGTCGGCGTCAGGTCCGCGCCTGCCATAGCCGTAGCAGTTGGTGTAGACGATCGCGGGATTGAGCGCGGCGACGTCGTCGTAGCCGAAGCCCAGCTTGACGACGGCCTTGGCCCGCATCGAATGGATGAACACATCCGCGGTGGCGATCAACGCACGCAACGACTCCCGGTCCGCCTCGGTCTGCAGATCGAGCACGATGCCTCGCTTACCGCGGTTGACATTCGCGAACACACCGCTCATACCCGGCGCCGGGCCGACCGAGATGTAACGCGTGTTGTCGCCTTGCGGCGGCTCGACTTTGATGACGTCGGCACCCATGTCGGCCATGATCTGCGTGCAGTACGGGCCCATCACCATCGCGGTGAGGTCGACCACGCGCACGCCATGCAACGGTCCGTCAGACATGAGCTCGCCCAAAGCTGTAACGGATGTGCTCGGCGTGGCCGTCCGGAACCACGGGGAACGTCACAGGTGTGGTGATATCGCGGATCGCGTCGATGTCGGCGTCGACGTCCTCGATCGTCCATTCCGGCCGGTAGACCCCCGGTGATTCCGACACCACGGCACGGGCCACCCGCCCGGCGATCGCGACGAACACTTCGCCCGTCACAGTGCAGTTTTCGTGCGCCAGCCATCCCACCACGGGGGCCACCAACTCCGGGCCCATCGGAGGATAGGCCGACGTGTCGAGCCCGTCGGCCATGCGTGTCACGGCGCCCGGCACGATGGCGTTGCACGTCACGCCCTCGGCCGCGCCTTCCAACGCCACGACGTTGCACAGCCCGACGATGCCCGCCTTGGCCGCCGCATAATTGGCCACCTCACGGTTGCCGTACAGGCCGCCGATCGACGACGTCAGCACCACGCGGCCGTAACCGGCCGCGCACATGACCGGAAAAGCCGGCCGCACCACATGAAACGCCCCGCGCAGGTGAACGTCGAGCACCGCGTCGAAGTCCTGGTAGCTCATGTCCTTGAGCGAGCCTCGCCGCACGATGCCCGCGTTGTGGATCAGGATGTCGACGCGGCCGTAGGTCTCCAGTGCGGAGTCGATGATGGCGCGGCCGCCCGTTGCGGTCGCGACCGTATCGGTGGTGACGACGGCTTGGCCACCGGCCGCACGGATCTCGTCGACCACGGAGTGCGCGGGGCCGGTATCGCAGCCGTCACCGGTGAGGCCGCCACCGGGATCGTTGACGACGACCTTCGCTCCGCGCGCGGCCAGCATCAGCGCGTATTCGCGTCCGAGCCCCCGGCCGGCACCGGTGATGACGGCGACGCGATCGTCGAAACGCAGGTTCACGTGGTTTCCAGGCCTTCCAGATCGCCCTTGTCCCGCCATGCTTTGAGCAACTCGCCGAACGCGTAGAACCCGGGACCATAGGGCTCACCTAGGTGCGATCGGATGCCTTCGCCGCCAC
Proteins encoded:
- a CDS encoding CaiB/BaiF CoA transferase family protein, with amino-acid sequence MSDGPLHGVRVVDLTAMVMGPYCTQIMADMGADVIKVEPPQGDNTRYISVGPAPGMSGVFANVNRGKRGIVLDLQTEADRESLRALIATADVFIHSMRAKAVVKLGFGYDDVAALNPAIVYTNCYGYGRRGPDADRPAYDDTIQAECGLPAVQRQLTGEAGYVGTIMADKVAGLTALYATMMALFHRARTGEGQEVEVSMFETMASFMLVEHANGAMFDPPLSPAVYPRAVAPNRKPYETKDGQIAALIYNDKHWNAFIDRVQPAWNGPQFATLEQRAHQIDAVYGLLAQTLKERTTDEWLQLFRDLEIPAAAVHTPDALFDNAHLNAVGLFETVDTPHGPVRFPGVPTWFSRTPGRVQGFAPELGADTAEVLAELDAGHKTA
- a CDS encoding SDR family NAD(P)-dependent oxidoreductase yields the protein MNLRFDDRVAVITGAGRGLGREYALMLAARGAKVVVNDPGGGLTGDGCDTGPAHSVVDEIRAAGGQAVVTTDTVATATGGRAIIDSALETYGRVDILIHNAGIVRRGSLKDMSYQDFDAVLDVHLRGAFHVVRPAFPVMCAAGYGRVVLTSSIGGLYGNREVANYAAAKAGIVGLCNVVALEGAAEGVTCNAIVPGAVTRMADGLDTSAYPPMGPELVAPVVGWLAHENCTVTGEVFVAIAGRVARAVVSESPGVYRPEWTIEDVDADIDAIRDITTPVTFPVVPDGHAEHIRYSFGRAHV